The following are encoded together in the Thalassomonas haliotis genome:
- a CDS encoding response regulator: protein MSSILLVEDDNVIRKMISMRLQLSGFEVDTAVNGLEGIEKASACLYDAILMDMHMPVMDGHEATRVLREQGYQGLIIAVTASVMSDETSKAINVGCDHFISKPIEVTFEQQVAEFITRYQDG from the coding sequence ATGAGCTCAATTCTACTGGTTGAAGATGACAATGTGATCAGAAAAATGATCAGCATGCGGCTGCAGCTTAGCGGATTCGAAGTCGATACCGCAGTTAACGGGCTGGAAGGGATAGAAAAAGCCAGTGCCTGCTTATATGATGCTATATTAATGGATATGCATATGCCGGTGATGGATGGCCACGAGGCCACAAGAGTGCTCCGGGAGCAGGGTTATCAGGGATTGATTATTGCGGTTACCGCATCGGTAATGTCAGATGAAACCAGTAAAGCCATCAATGTCGGCTGCGATCATTTTATCTCTAAACCTATTGAAGTTACGTTTGAACAGCAAGTGGCTGAGTTTATTACCCGATACCAAGACGGTTAA
- a CDS encoding Hpt domain-containing protein: MDNKEELLKQQLQELRTSYQQELPARLAEVKALWQKITINWSSQSLTALHTSLHRISGSAGSFGYPELGACAAKAEQLLKPYDKTDSPPDGSQLQTLTSALQQVFQYPC, translated from the coding sequence ATGGACAATAAAGAAGAATTGCTGAAACAGCAGCTACAAGAGTTAAGGACCAGTTATCAGCAAGAATTACCGGCAAGGCTGGCAGAAGTAAAAGCCTTGTGGCAAAAAATCACCATCAACTGGTCAAGCCAAAGCCTTACGGCGCTACACACTTCCCTTCACCGCATCTCAGGCTCAGCGGGTTCATTTGGCTACCCTGAGCTGGGCGCCTGTGCAGCAAAGGCCGAACAGTTATTAAAACCCTATGATAAAACAGACAGCCCCCCCGACGGCAGCCAACTACAAACCTTAACCTCGGCACTGCAACAAGTTTTCCAATACCCCTGTTAA
- a CDS encoding amino acid adenylation domain-containing protein, whose product MSKQLLQLCWQQGIRLSLNGDNLGFKAAPGAMTPEIIADIKANKAALIEQLKQAPDYFNARPLSANERALWFLYRMQPDSVAYNMAYAVKLRPGLATKDIQEALDKLIQAHPILGCHYGERDGVPLQWSTPENIAPLTVSQLQQGSQQEIDAWLKRQADEPLAPDQGKTCHSALLCNHNKQGTAQYLILVVHHIAADFISFELLRRDLLRLLDQQAVSERQFPQYSYQDWLYEQKTSREDEAFWLSSLGDVPQLQLPTDFAHGLERQSAGEELQHEIGQALAGKIRQACRELKVTPYLWWLASFQWFMARISGQDDFIIGTPSAGRLKPEHNELVGYLVNPLALRCQIDKNLSFPLWLEQVKSQMQGAIKHQAYPFAALVDKLDFARSEGRSPVFQHMFTLNQLHPDELTDKVLEQELLTEQRGAAHELNLVVVDDKSNFTCKWRYNNSLYRRETVETILAMFEHFATELVEHQHQPLKDFNISPPALASVLGGENHLPAADTAWQAFEQQLALKPEAKALQSGPISQSYGEMAREIRQQAKVLQQQGIKPGDRVGLCLERSINQVSLMFACWRLGASFVVIDPQWPEKRLSYIITDAQLKLVISRQTPKTSLSTATAWLNLERINEPVTETLTPCPLKADHEAYVIYTSGSTGQPKGVSVSQQNLVYYVNGLIKELDLSQDASMASLSAHSADLGYTALFGALLSGRTLRLLAESLALDTQALLLELNTRPLDCLKIVPSHLNGLLLASENNALLPRQALICGGEAFPPQLVEKIHQLKPELALYNHYGPTETTIGVLVNKINPQNCQQVALGQPLANVNLRVVDTCGFTVAQGLPGELHIAGPTVSQGYLNLAGQTAENFYQYQGQTWYRTGDAVVQRDQAIYYLGRTDFQVKIRGYRVEPGEVEHWLQQHIQDAVVVNKPEQNGKNRLVAYLIAETAKIASVHQLMTGELPAHMVPSLWQAMPELPRLANGKVNRQQLPAPEATSDNEEKAQNQQEHNHASETELTLLAIWQELLGQQDIALDDNFFSLGGDSILGLQVIAKARKAGIKLTPQQIFQHKTISALAQLAAPRAKPQALSQNEQALLTIVRQVLGREDFGVKHDFFASGGDSILSLQVVAGARKAGINILPKDIFKHKTIAALAAQLPDTQQTSDKALAKPTQEKAFALTPIQHWFFEQALEKPQHWNQALLLDCQQEMALDALRQATALVLQRHPSLSLAFEQTGDTWMQKYQAYQQSWPQQVVKLSSESPSEAVLNRCQGELELQSAPLLRIVYFPTTKQLLLSAHHLIVDAVSWQIILEDLFSLYQQIISGQSPEFTGQSSDFALWQQALEQQAKVYNRETLVQYWQSQLDSQNVLAQEKSDANTYGNSRHYSLSLDESLTSALLTTACQSYNSQVQELLLTVLVQVLSQYLEQDKITIELEGHGRESDLLSAETGLDLSGATGWFTSRYPQKFTTSNEPEQAIISIKEQLRNIPDKGLSYGLLRYLSGKNLSGKSLTDNDHQWGQSSLVSFNYLGQQNKSDKQGFSLSQMLCPGMRAPENQRPHLLDINAVVSQGILHLDWCYPGHDEQFADIPELAQAFKQQVIELIRHCSAPAVGRATAADFPNAGINDNQFIDLLSELMS is encoded by the coding sequence ATGTCAAAGCAGTTACTACAACTATGCTGGCAGCAAGGCATACGTTTATCCCTAAACGGCGACAACCTCGGCTTTAAGGCCGCCCCCGGCGCCATGACCCCCGAGATCATCGCGGATATCAAAGCAAACAAGGCGGCATTGATCGAACAACTGAAGCAGGCGCCGGATTATTTCAATGCCAGGCCGTTAAGCGCCAATGAAAGGGCGCTGTGGTTCCTTTACCGCATGCAGCCGGACAGCGTCGCCTACAACATGGCCTATGCGGTTAAATTGCGCCCGGGACTGGCCACAAAAGACATACAAGAGGCGCTGGATAAACTGATCCAGGCCCACCCTATCCTCGGCTGCCATTATGGCGAAAGAGACGGTGTTCCGCTGCAGTGGTCAACCCCGGAAAATATCGCGCCGCTAACGGTTAGCCAGCTCCAGCAAGGCAGCCAACAAGAAATAGATGCCTGGCTCAAACGCCAGGCGGATGAGCCGCTGGCGCCGGATCAGGGCAAAACCTGCCATAGCGCCCTGCTGTGCAACCACAACAAACAAGGTACGGCGCAATACCTGATATTAGTGGTACACCATATTGCCGCCGATTTTATCTCCTTTGAACTGCTGCGCCGGGATCTGCTGCGCCTGCTGGACCAACAAGCAGTCAGCGAACGTCAGTTCCCGCAATATAGCTACCAGGACTGGTTATACGAACAAAAAACCAGCCGGGAAGATGAAGCTTTCTGGCTAAGCTCCCTGGGGGATGTGCCGCAACTCCAGCTGCCCACCGACTTTGCCCATGGCCTGGAACGCCAATCCGCCGGGGAAGAGCTACAGCATGAAATAGGACAAGCCCTTGCCGGAAAAATCCGCCAGGCCTGCCGCGAATTAAAAGTCACCCCTTATCTGTGGTGGCTGGCCTCATTCCAGTGGTTTATGGCCCGGATATCGGGACAGGATGACTTTATTATCGGTACTCCGAGCGCAGGCCGCTTAAAGCCGGAGCATAACGAACTGGTGGGCTACCTGGTCAACCCGCTGGCACTGCGCTGCCAGATAGACAAAAATCTCAGTTTCCCGCTATGGCTGGAACAGGTAAAAAGCCAGATGCAGGGGGCGATCAAACATCAGGCTTATCCTTTTGCCGCCCTGGTAGATAAACTCGACTTTGCGCGCAGCGAAGGACGCAGCCCCGTCTTTCAGCACATGTTTACCCTCAACCAATTACACCCGGACGAATTGACGGACAAGGTACTGGAACAGGAGCTGCTCACAGAACAAAGGGGCGCCGCCCACGAGCTTAACCTGGTGGTTGTCGACGATAAAAGCAACTTTACCTGTAAATGGCGTTACAACAACAGCCTGTATCGCCGGGAAACGGTTGAAACTATCCTGGCCATGTTTGAACACTTTGCTACCGAGCTGGTTGAACACCAGCATCAGCCGCTAAAAGATTTCAACATCAGCCCACCGGCACTGGCCTCTGTCCTTGGCGGGGAAAATCATCTCCCGGCGGCTGACACCGCCTGGCAGGCCTTTGAACAGCAACTTGCCTTAAAACCAGAAGCTAAAGCACTGCAATCGGGCCCTATCAGTCAAAGCTATGGCGAAATGGCCCGGGAAATAAGGCAACAAGCCAAGGTACTGCAACAACAGGGCATTAAGCCCGGCGACAGGGTTGGCCTGTGCCTGGAGCGCTCCATCAACCAGGTCAGCTTAATGTTTGCCTGCTGGCGTCTCGGCGCCAGTTTTGTGGTAATCGACCCCCAGTGGCCGGAAAAACGCCTGAGCTACATCATCACCGACGCACAACTTAAGCTGGTGATCAGCCGGCAAACCCCAAAGACAAGCTTAAGCACAGCCACAGCCTGGCTGAATCTGGAGCGGATAAACGAACCTGTGACCGAGACCCTGACGCCATGCCCGCTTAAAGCAGACCATGAAGCCTATGTCATCTATACCTCAGGCTCTACCGGCCAGCCCAAAGGGGTATCCGTCAGCCAGCAAAACCTGGTGTATTATGTCAATGGTCTCATCAAAGAGCTGGATTTAAGCCAGGATGCCAGCATGGCCAGCCTGTCGGCCCACAGCGCCGACCTGGGTTATACCGCCCTGTTTGGCGCCTTACTCAGCGGACGCACCTTAAGGCTGCTGGCAGAATCCCTGGCGCTGGATACCCAGGCCCTGCTCCTGGAGCTAAACACCCGCCCGCTGGACTGTTTAAAAATAGTGCCGTCTCACCTCAACGGCCTGCTGCTGGCCAGTGAAAATAACGCCTTGCTGCCGCGCCAGGCGCTGATTTGCGGCGGCGAAGCTTTCCCGCCCCAGCTGGTGGAGAAAATTCACCAGCTAAAACCTGAACTGGCGCTATACAACCATTACGGCCCGACAGAAACCACCATAGGGGTACTGGTTAATAAAATAAATCCGCAAAACTGCCAGCAAGTGGCCCTGGGGCAGCCCTTAGCCAATGTTAACCTTAGGGTAGTCGATACTTGTGGTTTTACCGTCGCCCAAGGGTTACCGGGTGAGCTGCATATTGCCGGACCCACGGTCAGCCAGGGTTATCTCAACCTTGCCGGGCAAACCGCCGAAAATTTTTATCAATATCAGGGACAAACCTGGTACCGCACCGGCGATGCCGTAGTACAGCGCGACCAGGCCATCTATTACCTGGGCCGCACGGATTTCCAGGTAAAAATTCGCGGCTACCGGGTCGAACCGGGTGAAGTCGAACACTGGTTACAACAGCATATTCAGGATGCTGTTGTCGTCAATAAGCCGGAGCAAAACGGTAAAAACCGCCTGGTGGCCTATCTCATCGCCGAAACGGCAAAAATAGCAAGCGTACATCAACTGATGACCGGCGAATTGCCAGCCCATATGGTGCCGAGCTTATGGCAAGCCATGCCCGAGTTGCCGCGCCTGGCCAACGGTAAAGTCAACCGCCAACAATTACCGGCCCCGGAGGCAACATCAGATAACGAAGAAAAAGCACAAAACCAGCAAGAGCATAACCATGCCAGCGAAACCGAGCTGACATTGCTGGCCATCTGGCAAGAGCTGCTGGGACAGCAGGATATCGCCCTTGACGATAACTTCTTTAGCCTGGGAGGGGACTCCATCCTGGGATTGCAGGTGATCGCCAAGGCCCGAAAAGCAGGCATCAAATTAACGCCGCAACAGATCTTCCAGCATAAAACCATCTCTGCCCTGGCACAGCTTGCTGCCCCCCGGGCAAAACCCCAAGCCCTTAGCCAAAACGAACAGGCCTTGCTCACTATCGTCAGACAAGTGCTGGGCAGAGAAGACTTCGGCGTCAAGCATGATTTCTTCGCCAGCGGCGGCGATTCGATTTTAAGCCTGCAAGTGGTGGCCGGCGCCAGAAAAGCCGGTATTAATATCCTGCCTAAAGATATTTTTAAACATAAGACCATCGCCGCCCTCGCCGCCCAGCTGCCGGATACGCAGCAGACAAGTGACAAAGCCTTAGCAAAGCCGACACAAGAAAAAGCCTTTGCCTTAACCCCGATCCAGCACTGGTTCTTTGAACAGGCACTGGAAAAACCCCAACACTGGAACCAGGCATTATTACTTGATTGCCAGCAGGAAATGGCACTTGATGCCTTAAGGCAAGCTACGGCCCTGGTATTGCAACGCCACCCAAGCCTGAGCCTGGCCTTTGAGCAAACGGGCGATACCTGGATGCAGAAATACCAGGCTTACCAGCAAAGCTGGCCACAGCAGGTAGTGAAGCTTTCATCAGAAAGTCCTTCTGAAGCGGTATTAAACCGCTGTCAGGGGGAGCTTGAGCTGCAAAGCGCACCTTTGCTGCGTATCGTCTACTTCCCGACAACTAAACAACTGCTACTCAGCGCCCATCACCTGATTGTTGATGCCGTTTCCTGGCAAATCATCCTGGAAGATTTATTCAGCCTTTATCAACAAATAATTTCAGGTCAATCACCTGAATTTACAGGGCAAAGCAGTGACTTTGCTTTATGGCAACAGGCGCTGGAGCAGCAGGCAAAAGTTTATAACCGGGAAACGTTAGTGCAATACTGGCAAAGTCAGCTGGATAGCCAAAATGTTTTAGCGCAGGAAAAAAGCGACGCAAATACCTATGGCAACAGCCGCCATTACAGTTTATCCCTGGATGAATCCCTGACTTCGGCGCTGTTAACCACGGCCTGCCAGAGCTATAACAGTCAGGTTCAGGAATTGCTGCTCACCGTCCTGGTGCAGGTGCTAAGCCAATATCTGGAGCAAGATAAGATCACCATAGAACTCGAAGGCCATGGCCGGGAAAGCGATTTACTCAGCGCAGAAACTGGCTTAGATCTTTCCGGGGCAACCGGTTGGTTCACCAGCCGTTACCCGCAAAAATTTACCACTTCTAACGAGCCGGAACAGGCAATTATCAGCATAAAAGAACAGCTGCGCAATATACCCGACAAAGGGCTGAGCTACGGCCTGCTGCGTTATTTATCGGGTAAGAACTTATCAGGTAAGAGCTTAACCGATAACGACCATCAATGGGGCCAGTCGTCGCTGGTGTCCTTCAACTATTTAGGCCAGCAGAATAAATCTGATAAACAGGGCTTTAGCTTAAGCCAGATGCTCTGTCCCGGCATGCGCGCACCAGAAAACCAGCGCCCGCACCTGTTGGATATCAACGCCGTGGTCAGCCAGGGCATATTGCATCTTGACTGGTGTTATCCCGGCCACGACGAACAGTTTGCCGATATCCCGGAGCTGGCACAAGCCTTTAAGCAGCAAGTGATCGAGCTTATCCGTCATTGCTCAGCACCAGCTGTTGGCAGGGCGACGGCCGCCGATTTCCCCAATGCCGGGATCAATGACAACCAGTTCATCGATCTTCTATCTGAGCTAATGAGTTAA
- a CDS encoding TauD/TfdA family dioxygenase, translating into MSVNPEVQYPSIAVKPLFEGGRLPLLVTPAGNASLKHCLNDIQRLVSKELYLSGGLLLRGFELDAEMQFNHFCQSFGDDLLNYDYASTPRSQVNKGVYTSTEYPAHQSIPLHNEQAYTTSWPMKIWFNCVTASAEGGETPIADSRRVYQELDADIKEKFTKHGLLYVRNYGNGLDLPWQKAFNTQSKADVEAFCKSNQINYVWKEDGELQTRQVCQAVAQHPFTRDMVWFNQAHLFHVSNLDPAIRETLLSIVGEQDLPRNVYYGNGEVIADHELEHIRQVLKRCQVSFPWQVGDIMMLDNMLSAHARSPFKGERKVIVAMAEPHN; encoded by the coding sequence GTGTCAGTAAATCCAGAAGTACAATACCCATCTATTGCCGTCAAACCACTGTTTGAGGGCGGTCGCTTACCTTTACTGGTTACCCCTGCGGGTAACGCTTCCTTAAAGCATTGTCTCAATGACATCCAGCGATTGGTAAGCAAGGAGCTGTATCTTAGCGGCGGCCTTTTGCTGCGTGGTTTTGAGCTGGACGCAGAAATGCAGTTTAACCATTTTTGCCAGTCGTTCGGTGATGACTTACTTAACTATGACTACGCCTCCACTCCCCGCAGCCAGGTCAATAAAGGGGTCTATACCTCTACCGAATATCCTGCCCACCAAAGCATTCCCTTACATAACGAGCAGGCCTATACCACCAGCTGGCCGATGAAAATCTGGTTTAATTGCGTCACGGCATCAGCAGAAGGCGGGGAAACACCAATTGCCGACAGCCGCCGGGTTTATCAGGAGTTGGATGCTGATATCAAAGAGAAGTTTACCAAACATGGCCTGCTTTATGTCCGCAATTACGGCAACGGACTGGATCTGCCCTGGCAAAAAGCCTTCAACACCCAGTCCAAAGCCGATGTCGAAGCTTTCTGCAAAAGCAACCAGATTAACTATGTCTGGAAAGAAGATGGTGAATTGCAAACCCGCCAGGTGTGCCAGGCAGTGGCACAACATCCCTTCACCCGGGATATGGTCTGGTTTAATCAGGCGCACTTATTTCACGTTTCCAACCTGGACCCGGCCATTCGCGAAACCCTGTTGTCGATTGTCGGTGAACAGGATCTGCCCCGAAATGTTTACTATGGTAACGGCGAGGTTATAGCCGACCATGAGCTTGAGCATATCCGCCAGGTACTGAAACGCTGCCAGGTAAGCTTCCCCTGGCAAGTGGGCGATATCATGATGCTCGATAATATGCTCAGTGCCCATGCCCGCAGCCCTTTTAAGGGAGAGCGAAAAGTCATCGTCGCCATGGCTGAACCCCATAACTGA
- a CDS encoding AMP-binding protein, with the protein MNNTSVLPSVTNWVQVLEHQARTGADHRAIGELSSDLEQSKQLSYLELTRQAKALAVELSRKTSFGDRVLLVMPSSVDYVVGFFACIYAGVIAVTAYPPHLKKRDWYRLNAIAADCQPSIVLYSQKQSPQVDKWLQNTAFAMEKIIVGEQDLNNANLWRQGNIDENDLVYLQYSSGSTGNPKGVMLSHANLLSNTRLIAGHYAMSPDDKLINWLPLFHDMGLVGCILSPILAGAEILLMQSASVAQQPLKLLTAISQHKATITAGPNFIFDLATNRISSEEKAQLDLSSLKAFVNGAEPINAQTIKDFSHYFADAGLAANAVKPNYGMAEACLMVTCTTLEQGYQLCSVDKDQLQLDKAITAEQNAHELAASGTIIPGLEVKIIHPDTRVTLPDSYVGEIMFRGDSVCRGYWQKPELNEKTFDQVIDGETGYMCSGDLGFIKENQLFVTGRRKEMFIINGRNFYPQDLEKTVTRVGDEVMIHGGAVFEIPGQDPSENRLVLVQELSRKGLAQKDHSELIKNILSQVAEVHEVKLTDIVLLRPMALPKTTSGKIQRVGCREAYLNNQLTIVASWQQPKAKNHSSQQLPEMQAGCAKSIAAWISAWVAQRFGLPAEEVTQTQELSQLGLDSIDAMTLTHELSVRLDKALTADLSWTYPSIEALANFLANKDHNSQNSDYSEPLEGVI; encoded by the coding sequence ATGAATAATACATCTGTTTTACCCTCAGTCACCAACTGGGTTCAAGTATTGGAACATCAGGCCCGTACCGGAGCCGACCACAGAGCCATCGGTGAGCTGTCCTCTGATCTGGAGCAAAGCAAACAACTAAGCTACCTGGAGCTGACCCGGCAGGCCAAAGCCCTGGCCGTTGAGTTATCCAGAAAAACCAGTTTCGGCGACCGGGTATTGCTGGTTATGCCCAGCAGCGTCGATTATGTCGTTGGTTTTTTTGCCTGTATCTACGCCGGAGTTATTGCGGTTACCGCCTATCCGCCACATCTGAAAAAGCGCGACTGGTACCGCCTTAATGCCATTGCCGCCGACTGCCAGCCTTCGATAGTGCTGTATTCGCAAAAGCAAAGCCCCCAGGTAGACAAGTGGCTGCAAAACACAGCGTTCGCCATGGAAAAAATCATCGTCGGTGAGCAGGATCTCAACAATGCCAACTTATGGCGCCAGGGCAACATTGACGAAAACGACCTGGTTTATTTGCAATACAGCTCAGGCTCCACCGGCAACCCTAAAGGGGTAATGCTCAGCCATGCCAATCTGCTCAGCAATACCCGGCTGATCGCCGGCCATTACGCGATGAGTCCTGATGACAAGCTCATCAACTGGCTGCCCCTGTTCCATGACATGGGACTGGTAGGTTGCATACTTTCGCCGATACTGGCGGGAGCAGAAATTTTACTCATGCAGTCTGCCTCGGTGGCACAACAGCCGTTAAAATTATTAACCGCCATTTCACAACATAAAGCCACGATCACCGCCGGACCCAACTTTATCTTTGATCTGGCCACAAACAGGATCTCAAGCGAAGAAAAAGCTCAGCTGGATTTAAGCTCACTCAAGGCCTTTGTCAACGGCGCCGAGCCTATCAATGCCCAAACCATAAAAGATTTTAGCCATTACTTTGCCGATGCAGGTCTGGCAGCAAATGCGGTCAAGCCCAATTATGGCATGGCAGAAGCCTGCCTTATGGTCACCTGCACCACACTGGAGCAAGGCTATCAGCTGTGCTCTGTGGACAAAGACCAGCTGCAGCTGGATAAAGCCATTACGGCAGAGCAAAATGCCCACGAACTGGCCGCTTCCGGGACAATTATTCCGGGACTTGAGGTAAAAATTATTCACCCGGATACCCGGGTAACGCTGCCGGACAGCTATGTCGGTGAAATCATGTTCCGCGGCGACAGCGTCTGTAGGGGCTACTGGCAAAAGCCGGAGTTAAACGAGAAAACCTTCGACCAGGTGATCGACGGCGAAACCGGCTATATGTGCAGCGGCGATCTCGGCTTTATCAAAGAAAACCAGCTGTTTGTCACCGGACGACGCAAAGAAATGTTTATTATCAACGGCCGTAATTTTTATCCCCAGGATCTGGAAAAAACGGTCACCCGGGTGGGCGACGAGGTAATGATCCACGGCGGTGCTGTTTTTGAAATTCCCGGCCAGGATCCCAGCGAAAACCGCCTGGTGCTGGTACAGGAACTTTCCCGCAAGGGCCTGGCGCAAAAAGATCACAGTGAATTAATCAAAAACATCTTGTCCCAGGTGGCAGAAGTACACGAAGTCAAACTCACCGATATCGTGCTGCTGCGCCCGATGGCGCTGCCGAAAACCACCTCGGGGAAAATTCAGCGGGTTGGTTGCCGCGAGGCCTATTTAAACAACCAGCTGACCATAGTCGCCAGCTGGCAGCAGCCAAAAGCAAAAAATCACAGCTCGCAGCAATTGCCCGAGATGCAAGCCGGTTGCGCCAAGTCAATCGCCGCCTGGATCAGCGCCTGGGTTGCCCAGAGATTTGGCCTGCCTGCAGAAGAAGTGACACAGACCCAGGAATTAAGCCAGCTGGGACTGGACTCCATCGATGCCATGACCCTGACCCATGAATTATCTGTACGCCTGGACAAGGCATTAACCGCTGATTTATCCTGGACTTACCCCAGCATCGAAGCCCTGGCCAATTTCCTCGCCAACAAAGATCACAACAGCCAAAACTCAGATTACTCTGAGCCGCTGGAGGGAGTGATTTAA